The following nucleotide sequence is from Vicia villosa cultivar HV-30 ecotype Madison, WI unplaced genomic scaffold, Vvil1.0 ctg.000029F_1_1_3, whole genome shotgun sequence.
aaTATTAGTCTAAGATCCATTAAACAAAACATATTAGGTTTATTTATCTATTTGCATTGTATTGCTTAGTAGCCTAATGACCAGAATTAGAtctcttaaaaataataattgaattgtCGTTGTTTCGAACTCACGCACTGCAATCAAATGTtttaacaaaactattttttttctatatatGCAAGATTATTTCAATATTGTAATTACCATTTTGAATAGGGAAAAAAGGAAATGCACTGACAatgtaaagtatttttacactatcaaccaatGAGAGACGTGCATCAGAataaatctcatttttaattttaaaaactgaaattacatggcaaattaaagcattttgattggttgtatgtgtaaattGTTTTACACagacagtgcactacctttaaactcttttgAATATCTCAAAaatttattctattttcttttttaatatatatttagttTTACTATTAAAATAATGATGTACTAGTATAAGCATTCAAACATTTTTttaactattgaataattttttcaacacccctAGTGTAAATGGTCTAATGACTAAAAAGTAAAGGCTTAaatgcaattttggtccccctatttagttatttttttgattttgatccctccactttcaaaaccaccattttagtcCCTATTTTAAGTTTGTTGTTTGAAATTAGTCCCCCAGTCAATTTGTTACACAATTTTAGTGACGTGGCGTGATTCTTGCTTATGTGTCAATGCCAGGTCATttgaatattaattaaaatcaattttttattttatatttattttaatgttttcatAAATTATATAGTAATAATTTTAATTCACATTTTTTTGTGCAAAATATTTTTCCAGAAAACCCTAAACATCCCTCTAAAATAAAGCCTTCAGAGCCTCTTCTCATTAGGTTTTCTTACGGCAGCTTTCTTCTACAAAATCTCTTCTACAACCCAGTTGCAATGTCACTAGCCTTCTTCACCAATCTGTCAAACCCAGCACCTTCTTCACCAATTCGTATTACCCCCAAAATGTCTGAAACAAATTTTTCAAATAAAGGTCTCTTTATGCTCCAAATAAGACCAAATTAGTGAACAACAGTtagaaaaaacagaaaaatatatgAATACTGGTATCGATGGTTGAAGGTGGGGGATCTGCGATGAGGGTCGGATCTGTTCATCGGAGGCGGATTTGATGGTGGTTGGGTCCGTCGGCGGTTGCAGGGGGTTAAGGACTCCGGTCAGAGACGAACGCGTGGTGGCCGGGAGGTATCCGTGCGGTGATTCGTGTTCCAGGGGGTTGACATCTTTTTAGAACttcctttatttttttgtttcactGTTTGTTTTGATCTGGTTCTTCTTGGATATGGTTGCTGATGACCATGGTTTTGATTCAAAATTACAGCTGTTAACTTATGATAATTCCCTTTGCAATTCCTTTGGAAATGTCTCTATTTCCTGCAAGGCAAAAAAAACAATGTTCACATCGTTGGTTCTTCTGATGTCTCAACATAAACAAATCTGTTGATTACACAGGTGCATATGTTGGAAGGGGATACAATGATGATTATAAGCATggttaaaagaaaaattacaaggaCTTCTCAGAATATAAAAGCTTGTGTCAATTTATGAGAAACACAGATTTTTATAGCATATGTTTGGTGGAGCGTTGGATTTGCCGCAGATTTGATTTTAGAGAAGCTACTATGTGTAGCTTTTGCGTCAAAGGTCCCAAATAACTACCAAAATGCCACTGCAGATGTGATTTTGCTAAAAAAAACGCGTTACCAAACATATATACTGAAAGAGAATGTTTTAAGTTTTGatgtttataaattaaaattttcaaaaataattttattaaaaaaaatattaattgtccaatattaaaattattactatataatttataaaaacattaaaataaatatgaattaaaaaatttattttaattaatatttaaatacctGGTATTAACACATAAGCAAGAATCACGCCATGTCACTAAAATTGTGCACCGAATTGATTGGGGGACTAATTTCAAACAACAAACTTAAAATAGGgactaaaatggtggttttgaaAGTTGGGGgatcaaaatcaaaaaaatagctaaatagggggactaaagttgcatTTAAGCCAAAAGTAAATAACAAAAGCTTAAAGTGTTGGCATTTCTGCATGAAGAAGATTCTGAAATATAGTCCACGCGTGAAAAAAACGACAACAAAAGTTTTGTTTCGATCAAGATGAAGAGAAAGAAGTTTGTGATTGATAAGAAAAAGAGGCTGTGCGTTATGATTGTGTGCAACAATGCATGCATAGAAGAAGGGTAAATGGAAAAGCTTGTGAAATTAGAGGGAaagaaaagagaatattttttgaaaaaaatatgattgtAACAATTTATTTATGGAATAATAAATCAAACAATGATAATTTCCACTCGTTTCTGCCACAAAGGTAAAGTTCTCTACAAACTTCACTCACAATAATTATAACTCAGATAATCAAACAAGTAGAAGAAGCATGTATTATTGTAAAGTGCAATTTAATGCTAAAAAAGAATCATGCAGAGTTTTATCACTACTAATACAATCACTCAAATGATGGTATTCTGAACCCTAAGAACTCGTTCAATCTTGTCAAATTGGCTGAAATTGCCCTTCTCTTTGAATAGCTGAGTATGATGGTGTCTACAATAAAAAAGATTCTCATGAGCCACATAATTTGATAGACTCATCAAACAACCTCCATGTGTGCACCTGAAGCAACCCTTATGGTATGATTTCCCATCAACATTCACCTGAAAATGAAAAATCCAAATGAACATAGATAATTAATGTTTTTATAAGATCTCAATACTTCAAATGAAAAACGTGTTTAGGGTCTGACGTGTGTTAACACGACACTAATATAGCGGCTCGTGTCCGTATGAATTGACGTACTTTTAATGAAAAATGTGTCTGATGTCTGACACGTGTCAACACGATACCAATATTATGTCTGATATTTATATGAGTCgggtgttttttttattaaaaatatgtgtCTGGTGTTTGACATGTGTCACGATACCAACATTTTGTCTTGTATACCTTTTCAATTGGGTACACTGTTTTGTGGCAACCAACACATTTTTCTTGAGTTCCAGCAAAATATCTTGAAATCTTGTTATTGGCTTGAACTTGATCACCAAATCTCTCAACTCTATAAATTCTTGCAATACCTATTTATGTAAAGGTCAAATGTAAGAATTTATCCAAATAAGTGCTTATTTTTATACTTGAGAAATAAATATATAGGAACTATTCACCTTCAAAGCTTTTGTCCAAATAGCCAGTCATCTTAAAGAGTTGATCAAAATGAGGCTTACAATAAACATCACCCTCAAAGGAACAATAGTTACTCAGCTGCACCAAGCATAATAATAAGAGGATTAAAATTTCTCAATATCATACATGAAATATAAAATAAGCTCTCTAGTATcgacaatataaaaaataaaaaataaataaaaaatgtctgTGTACGTGTCAAATACTATGATATTAACATTTGTGATTAtctttaatttaatatcaatGTGACAATGTCGATATCATATTTGGTGTCCGTGTTTATAACCGTGCTATTTTCATTAAATGAAGCAttccttaatatatatatatatatatatatatatatatatatatatatatatatatatatatatatatatatatatatatatatatatatatatatatatgagaagatGGTGTTGTACCTTGAGGTTACCCTTGCAATGGTGGCATCTAAAGCAAGATTTATGATACACTCTATGATCAGCAGTGAGTTGTTCCATCCAGTAGACTTTCTTTTCACATACTTTACATTTCTGTGTCGTGCCTGCAAATGATGCCATCTTGAGGTTTGAATGAATCAAGGAATCTTCCTCTCTTACAAGAGAGAGGTGGTTAATTTTTGtttatgatttattttgaatatGATTATTACATATTTGgttctatttataagaaaaagtcACTTGACTAAAATCATTAAATAATActaaaaaatttgttaatttattCTAAACATGATCcaaacattaaaatatttatttatataaacagATATGCTTAATTGCAAATAGAATAAGGGTGTATAAGTCAAATAATCAATTAACAACGTgtgacatttttttaataattgaaaCCAAAGAAAACCAGACACATTTTCTATACATGAGGTTGTAAAACCATGAGtaacttttaatttctttttgacTAATAGGTAACTCTTAATTGAAACATTATGTATTTGGTCCTAAATAACTAACTTTTTCactcattaaataaaatagttagccttctttaatatattaaatagtcAAATTATTGTACTTTTAAAATTACCTTTTAATGAAATTAGTTAAATGAGAATAAAAAGGTTataaaaaagtaaatataaattaattgaatGGTAACAAAAGAATAATAATTTTTACAGTgttacatattttatttaaaagttattatttaaaaaaatatatatataataaaatattaatttaaatatttcaattttttattataatttttttaaatatcaaaatttaaaaaaagattaaATGTATAGCTAAAAGtctatgatttgaattttggatTTAAAGAATGGTCAAAAACGTTGGGTAAGTCGAGTACGTCCCTAATGTATTTCATTTCATAGGTAAAAATACACAaagttataaaatattttaactttttttagtaaaatagcataaaatatttaatagaaATACATAAAATTTGGTACCAatctctaaaaaatacataaaatgcgTATAATTCAAAATCTGCAGAAAATTTCATAACGGGTTGCACAATAAAGTTCGCAACAAATTATACAtataaaaatcaaactttaagaatattattaaaaaatgtattaactgaattttaaaaaaaattgatttattcgAGTTGCTGATGCAGAATATAGTAAAACCTAAATCAAACTTTTAGAATATAATAAAACCTAAATAACGTAAGCTCTTATAGGTTTTGCTCATGCAGAATCCATTGTTAGAGTTTGCAGCTGCATACCCAAGAACAGATGAGAAAGATGATCCAAGAGAGAGAAGTACGAAGAAACTCAAAAGAAAAGAGGAAGAGAATAATGAAAAAACGGTATCAAGGTTTTCAAACGCTATGTCAACTGCAATTTCATTCAAGGAGTTACTTCTTGGATCTACATCC
It contains:
- the LOC131622373 gene encoding LIM domain-containing protein WLIM1-like translates to MASFAGTTQKCKVCEKKVYWMEQLTADHRVYHKSCFRCHHCKGNLKLSNYCSFEGDVYCKPHFDQLFKMTGYLDKSFEGIARIYRVERFGDQVQANNKISRYFAGTQEKCVGCHKTVYPIEKVNVDGKSYHKGCFRCTHGGCLMSLSNYVAHENLFYCRHHHTQLFKEKGNFSQFDKIERVLRVQNTII